One window of the Eschrichtius robustus isolate mEscRob2 chromosome 13, mEscRob2.pri, whole genome shotgun sequence genome contains the following:
- the KERA gene encoding keratocan gives MATTICFIIWVLFITDTVWTRSVRQVYEASDPEDWMVHDFHCPRECFCPPSFPTALYCENRGLKEIPAVPSRIWYLYLENNLIETIPEKPFENATQLRWINLNKNKITNYGIEKGALSQLKKLLFLFLEDNELEEVPSPLPRSLEQLQLARNKVSRIPQGTFSNLENLTLLDLQHNKLLDNAFQRDTFKGLKNLMQLNMAKNSLRNMPPRLPANTMQLFLDNNSIEGIPENYFNVIPKVAFLRLNHNKLSDAGLPSSGFNVSSILDLQLSHNQLTKVPKISAHLQHLHLDHNKIKNVNVSVICPTTPITLPAEHDSFSYGPHLRYLRLDGNEIKPPVPMDLMICFRLLQAVII, from the exons ATGGCAACCACAATCTGTTTCATCATCTGGGTGTTATTCATAACAGATACTGTATGGACTCGAAGTGTGAGACAGGTTTATGAGGCAAGTGATCCAGAAGACTGGATGGTGCATGACTTCCATTGTCCCAGGGAATGTTTCTGTCCCCCCAGTTTCCCTACCGCTTTGTACTGTGAAAACCGGGGTCTCAAAGAAATCCCTGCTGTACCATCAAGGATCTGGTATCTTTATCTTGAAAACAACCTGATAGAAACCATTCCTGAGAAGCCATTCGAGAATGCCACCCAGCTGAGATGGATAAAtctaaacaagaacaaaataaccaACTATGGAATTGAAAAAGGAGCCCTGAGCCAACTGAAGAAGCTGCTTTTCTTATTTCTGGAAGATAATGAGCTAGAGGAGGTACCTTCTCCATTGCCAAGAAGTTTAGAACAATTACAATTAGCTAGAAACAAGGTGTCCAGAATTCCTCAAGGGACCTTTAGCAATCTGGAGAACCTGACCCTTCTTGACCTGCAGCACAATAAACTATTAGACAATGCCTTTCAAAGAGACACCTTTAAAGGACTCAAGAACCTCATGCAGCTAAATATGGCTAAGAACTCCCTGAGGAATATGCCACCAAGATTACCAGCCAATACTATGCAGCTCTTTTTAGACAACAATTCCATTGAAGGAAtaccagaaaattattttaatgtgatTCCTAAAGTGGCCTTCCTGAGACTCAACCACAACAAATTATCAGATGCTGGCCTCCCTTCTAGTGGTTTTAATGTGTCATCAATTCTAGATCTTCAACTGTCTCACAATCAACTCACAAAGGTCCCCAAAATCAGTGCTCATCTGCAGCACCTTCACCTCGAtcataacaaaattaaaa ATGTGAATGTCTCTgtaatatgtcctaccactcctATCACATTGCCTGCGGAACATGATTCCTTCAGTTATGGACCTCATCTTCGCTACCTCCGTCTGGATGGAAATGAAATCAAACCACCAGTCCCAATGGATTTAATGATCTGCTTCAGGCTCCTTCAGGCTGTCATTATTTAA